From the genome of Geminocystis herdmanii PCC 6308, one region includes:
- a CDS encoding helix-turn-helix transcriptional regulator yields MTNYVPLLRVSALIPFVNFLYKLGTPTEKLLRQCKLPIFALDEPNLLIPRHQVFDFLKKAASQEGIENLGLLVGEKTPVESLGILGKLTCQSLTLYDAIFKAIYLGNLFNSGEHFWLLEDKETAYFCQEHNYLEPLESHHSSHFSLMLMMDLIRKVAGKTWYPQQITLQTQCLNFKNHYLQKVFINKNINITSIAFPRSFLALPFPKEFNLCEDQKHQEYEKLHQSAPSSQFSHSLTQAIASQLKEGYPSINLASEIAKMPIRSLQRKLAKDGLTYSQLVNRIRYEKAVYFLENSSLKIIDIAYELGYADPAHFTRAFKRWTGISPHNFRCHKLDK; encoded by the coding sequence ATGACGAATTATGTACCTCTTTTACGAGTTTCTGCTTTAATTCCTTTTGTGAATTTTTTGTACAAATTAGGCACTCCCACGGAAAAACTATTGAGGCAATGTAAATTACCTATTTTTGCTTTGGATGAACCAAATTTATTAATCCCTCGCCATCAAGTTTTTGATTTTTTGAAGAAAGCTGCATCTCAAGAAGGAATCGAAAATTTAGGGCTTTTAGTAGGGGAAAAAACTCCTGTAGAATCTTTAGGTATTTTAGGTAAATTAACTTGTCAATCTCTAACTTTATACGATGCCATTTTTAAAGCTATTTATTTGGGAAATTTGTTTAATTCAGGAGAACATTTCTGGTTATTAGAAGATAAAGAAACCGCTTATTTTTGTCAAGAACATAATTACTTAGAACCTTTGGAGTCTCATCATTCCAGTCATTTCTCTTTAATGTTAATGATGGATTTAATTCGTAAAGTGGCAGGAAAAACATGGTATCCACAGCAAATTACTCTACAAACTCAATGCCTTAATTTTAAAAATCATTATTTACAAAAAGTTTTTATCAATAAAAATATTAATATAACTTCGATCGCATTTCCTCGATCGTTTTTAGCGTTACCTTTTCCGAAGGAGTTTAATTTATGTGAAGATCAAAAACATCAAGAATATGAAAAACTACATCAATCTGCTCCTTCTTCTCAATTTTCTCACTCTTTGACACAGGCGATCGCATCTCAATTAAAAGAAGGTTATCCATCTATTAATTTAGCCTCAGAAATTGCTAAAATGCCCATTCGTAGTTTACAAAGAAAATTAGCAAAAGATGGTTTAACTTATTCTCAATTAGTGAATCGTATTCGTTATGAAAAAGCTGTTTATTTCTTAGAAAATTCTTCTTTAAAAATTATTGACATCGCCTACGAATTAGGTTATGCTGATCCAGCTCATTTTACTCGTGCGTTCAAACGTTGGACAGGCATAAGTCCTCATAATTTTCGTTGTCATAAACTTGACAAATAA
- the ndhN gene encoding NAD(P)H-quinone oxidoreductase subunit N, whose translation MALLTTGKGFIKDLEKSNILAVYAPLEGGFEGRYQRRLRTSGYHTFNLSARGLGDLSAYLMGIHGVRPAHLGKKNIGQEGAVGLTYFVPPIALSQLENLPSSSKGLVLWIIEGFVLSNQEKEYLISLTKQEPKIKIVLELGGERYFRWQSLESVLTAVA comes from the coding sequence ATGGCATTATTAACCACAGGGAAAGGTTTTATCAAAGATTTAGAAAAATCTAATATTTTAGCTGTATATGCACCTCTTGAGGGTGGTTTTGAGGGGCGCTATCAAAGAAGATTAAGAACATCAGGGTATCATACTTTTAATCTTTCCGCTAGGGGATTAGGAGATTTAAGTGCTTATTTAATGGGGATTCATGGAGTGCGCCCTGCCCATTTAGGCAAGAAAAATATCGGGCAAGAAGGCGCTGTCGGGTTAACTTATTTTGTGCCTCCCATCGCCCTTTCTCAACTAGAAAATTTGCCTTCTTCTTCTAAAGGTTTAGTTTTGTGGATTATTGAAGGATTTGTTCTTTCTAATCAAGAAAAAGAGTATTTAATTAGTTTAACAAAACAAGAGCCTAAAATTAAAATAGTTTTAGAGTTAGGAGGAGAGCGCTATTTTCGTTGGCAATCTTTAGAATCTGTTTTAACTGCCGTTGCCTAA
- a CDS encoding salt stress protein, Slr1339 family — protein MDNLDKLITDIEKKYQNLNPKIKRVNHPDNQVNNSANNNNIDSFLSDLQGEKLSQKNQQKSPDLLTEIESKFQSAKQSSGKKESNSQDLLTEIEAKFQTSKNQSTSKKSNSEDLIIEIESKFQQQKVTVNQKKATSSNILTDIESQFQQKKSSSKPPSKSNLAEQGLDSIAENFAKKQAEIKQHNKTDNLEEIRRQELEKQRQEKQLIRKAEQWLKNLDPYSDEGFWFEQFALSYPSKLDAAIDYLRALQ, from the coding sequence ATGGATAATCTTGATAAATTAATTACTGATATTGAAAAAAAATATCAAAATTTAAACCCTAAAATAAAGAGAGTAAATCATCCTGATAATCAAGTGAATAATTCAGCGAATAATAATAATATAGATTCTTTTTTGTCTGATTTACAAGGTGAAAAATTATCTCAAAAAAATCAACAAAAATCACCCGACTTATTGACAGAAATCGAATCAAAATTTCAATCAGCAAAGCAGAGTTCGGGGAAAAAAGAGTCTAATTCACAGGATTTATTAACAGAAATTGAGGCAAAATTTCAAACATCGAAAAATCAATCAACCTCAAAAAAAAGTAATTCAGAAGATTTAATCATAGAAATTGAGTCAAAATTTCAGCAACAAAAAGTAACTGTTAATCAAAAAAAAGCCACTTCTTCTAATATATTAACTGACATTGAAAGTCAATTTCAGCAGAAAAAGTCATCATCAAAACCTCCATCAAAATCAAATTTAGCTGAACAAGGTTTAGATAGTATAGCGGAAAATTTTGCTAAAAAACAAGCAGAAATTAAACAACATAATAAAACCGATAATTTAGAAGAAATTAGACGACAAGAATTAGAAAAACAACGGCAAGAAAAACAACTAATTCGTAAAGCTGAACAATGGTTAAAAAATTTAGATCCTTATTCCGATGAAGGGTTTTGGTTTGAACAATTTGCCCTATCTTATCCTTCTAAATTAGACGCAGCGATCGACTATTTAAGAGCATTACAATAA
- a CDS encoding AMP-binding protein yields the protein MIDSLDILSHLKLLSQLWIYYPQKISLINEAKINHYLKIINSCQNCQNTEKNLIIFIAETKEINFISAFFAGIISQSCIFLINPHWQQQEWQQVEKIVTPDIIFGEINYPFTTKPEILPKFEGIMIPTGGTSGKIKFAIHTWKTLTASAIGFYQYFDSLPINSYCCLPLYHVSGLMQIIRSFISKGNLIINSFSSLKNSLDIIENYHDYFISLVPTQLQFFLDNKPEYLKLFKIILVGGASIYPQQIDLANKYKLPLALTYGMTETASGISILTPDKLVVKNNSNGQILPHAEIVMEKETKDLIKIKSPCLFKGYYPHFNNVDIFITDDVGYLDEDNFLYILGRNSQKIITGGENVFPLEIETAILSTGLVKDIHITATKDNYWGEVITAFYVPLNNNICEEDIKLKLACLIANYKIPKIWHKLDIIPRNSQGKIKFSITQTIVET from the coding sequence ATGATTGATTCTTTAGATATATTATCACATCTTAAATTATTAAGTCAACTATGGATATATTATCCTCAAAAAATATCGCTAATTAATGAAGCTAAAATTAATCATTATTTAAAGATAATAAACTCCTGTCAAAATTGTCAAAATACAGAAAAAAACCTCATAATTTTTATCGCAGAAACCAAGGAAATTAATTTTATTAGTGCCTTTTTTGCAGGAATTATTAGTCAAAGTTGCATCTTCTTAATTAACCCCCATTGGCAACAACAAGAATGGCAACAAGTAGAAAAAATAGTTACTCCTGATATTATTTTTGGAGAGATTAATTATCCTTTCACCACAAAACCCGAAATTCTACCCAAATTCGAGGGCATAATGATTCCCACCGGAGGCACATCTGGGAAGATAAAATTTGCTATTCATACATGGAAAACCCTAACCGCTTCTGCTATAGGTTTTTATCAATATTTTGATTCCTTACCGATTAATTCTTACTGCTGTCTTCCCCTTTATCATGTTAGTGGTTTAATGCAAATAATACGTTCTTTTATTAGTAAAGGAAATTTAATTATTAATAGTTTTTCTTCCCTCAAAAATTCCCTAGATATTATCGAAAATTATCATGATTATTTTATCTCTTTAGTGCCTACTCAATTACAATTTTTTTTAGACAATAAGCCAGAATATTTAAAACTATTTAAAATAATTTTAGTAGGCGGTGCATCTATTTATCCTCAACAAATTGATTTAGCAAATAAATATAAATTACCTCTTGCTTTAACCTACGGCATGACAGAAACTGCTTCGGGTATAAGTATTTTAACCCCCGATAAGTTAGTAGTTAAAAATAACAGTAATGGGCAAATATTACCCCATGCAGAAATAGTTATGGAGAAAGAAACTAAAGATTTAATTAAAATAAAATCGCCCTGTCTTTTTAAGGGATATTATCCCCATTTTAATAATGTAGATATTTTTATTACTGATGATGTCGGGTATTTAGATGAAGATAATTTTCTCTATATTTTAGGGCGTAATAGCCAAAAAATTATTACGGGAGGAGAAAATGTTTTTCCGTTAGAAATTGAAACGGCAATTTTAAGCACTGGATTAGTGAAAGATATTCATATCACAGCGACAAAAGATAACTATTGGGGAGAAGTTATTACGGCTTTTTATGTACCTTTAAATAATAATATTTGTGAAGAAGATATAAAACTCAAATTAGCCTGTTTAATTGCTAATTATAAAATCCCTAAAATTTGGCATAAATTAGATATTATTCCTCGTAATTCTCAAGGAAAAATTAAATTTTCCATAACTCAAACTATTGTAGAGACGTAA
- a CDS encoding ABC transporter ATP-binding protein: MINLESAIVTVGLTKQFERHIAVNDVDLQIKKGDVYGLIGPNGAGKTTLIKMIAAAENPTKGEIYLNGDQLLLDENSRHIKQNIGYLPDDFPLYDDLTVIDYLEYFARLYNLKQPQRRQRIQEVLDLVNLESKRNSLIANLSRGMKQRLSLARTVIHLPNILVLDEPVSGLDPIARLEFRESIKTLQKIGMTILISSHVLSDLAELCNSVGIMELGCLVESTTLQDLYNRLSHPQIMIGILEGYNKLETELKNWDTVKAWEKLPHGEIRVEFAGDTQDSANLLKSLIDAGIVIHDFHCQQADLETIFLSLGHKQVS, translated from the coding sequence ATGATCAATTTAGAGTCAGCAATTGTCACGGTAGGATTAACAAAACAATTTGAAAGACATATCGCCGTCAATGATGTGGATTTACAAATCAAAAAAGGTGATGTTTATGGTTTAATAGGTCCTAATGGAGCAGGAAAAACTACATTAATTAAAATGATAGCCGCCGCTGAAAATCCCACCAAAGGCGAAATCTATCTGAATGGCGATCAATTACTTCTTGATGAAAATAGCAGACATATTAAACAAAACATTGGCTATTTACCCGATGATTTTCCCTTATATGACGACTTAACCGTTATCGATTACTTAGAATATTTTGCTCGACTATACAACCTCAAGCAACCCCAACGCCGTCAAAGAATCCAAGAAGTATTAGACTTAGTTAACCTTGAATCTAAACGTAACTCCCTAATTGCCAACCTTTCAAGGGGCATGAAACAACGATTAAGTTTAGCAAGAACAGTAATTCATCTACCAAATATTTTAGTATTAGATGAACCAGTATCAGGATTAGATCCGATCGCACGGTTAGAATTTAGAGAAAGTATCAAAACCTTACAAAAAATAGGCATGACAATTCTCATCTCATCCCATGTTTTATCAGACTTAGCCGAATTATGTAACTCTGTAGGAATCATGGAATTAGGATGCTTAGTTGAAAGTACAACCCTACAAGATTTATATAATCGTCTGAGTCATCCTCAAATTATGATTGGCATACTAGAAGGATACAACAAGCTAGAAACAGAATTGAAAAATTGGGATACCGTGAAAGCATGGGAAAAACTACCCCACGGAGAAATAAGAGTAGAATTTGCGGGAGACACTCAAGACAGCGCCAACTTATTAAAAAGTCTCATTGATGCAGGTATTGTAATCCATGACTTTCATTGTCAACAAGCCGACTTAGAAACAATTTTTCTTAGTTTAGGACACAAACAAGTATCCTAG
- a CDS encoding response regulator: MAKKQIMIVDDSPIMRVILGNIISEDANLTIAEYASDGQEALSKLTNIKPDLIILDLEMPNMDGVTFLQNLKAKSNAKVIVVTGAELNSPKINQAKMLGANGVINKPSGVVSPDLKAKKGEEIKRTIYHILGI, encoded by the coding sequence ATGGCTAAAAAACAAATTATGATTGTGGATGACTCTCCCATTATGAGGGTTATTCTGGGTAATATTATCAGTGAAGATGCTAATTTGACGATCGCAGAATATGCTTCTGATGGTCAAGAGGCTTTATCTAAATTAACGAATATTAAGCCAGATTTAATCATTTTAGACTTAGAAATGCCTAACATGGATGGGGTTACTTTTTTACAAAATCTCAAGGCTAAAAGCAATGCTAAAGTAATAGTTGTAACCGGTGCGGAGCTTAATTCTCCTAAAATTAATCAAGCAAAAATGTTAGGTGCTAATGGAGTAATTAATAAACCTTCTGGAGTAGTTTCTCCTGATTTAAAAGCTAAAAAAGGAGAGGAAATTAAAAGAACTATTTACCATATTTTAGGTATATAA
- the obgE gene encoding GTPase ObgE, whose translation MKFIDHVEIEVAAGKGGDGLVAFRREKYVPAGGPSGGNGGRGGSVWFQPTERLQTLLDFKYARCFKADDGKRGGPNNRTGHSGEDLILEIPCGTMVYDTDTDELIADLVTPDDTFLIAKGGKGGLGNQHFLSNSNRAPEYALPGLEGEIKNLRLELKLLAEVGIIGLPNAGKSTLISALSSAKPKIADYPFTTLIPNLGVVRKPTGDGTVFADIPGLIEGASEGIGLGHDFLRHIERTRLLVHLIDVNSENPVHDYEIIQGELSAYGKGLHDRPQIIGLNKIDTIDEETQQEILTQFQGLTDNRIFLISGVTGLGCDRLLQEVWNNLDRMKISEIEENASLLMTNS comes from the coding sequence ATGAAGTTTATAGATCACGTTGAAATTGAAGTGGCAGCAGGAAAAGGAGGAGATGGACTTGTAGCCTTTCGTAGAGAAAAATATGTCCCCGCCGGAGGCCCATCCGGAGGCAATGGAGGGCGAGGAGGTTCGGTATGGTTTCAACCTACAGAAAGATTACAAACTCTCTTAGATTTTAAATACGCTCGTTGTTTCAAAGCCGATGACGGCAAAAGAGGAGGACCAAATAATCGTACGGGGCATTCTGGAGAAGACCTCATTTTAGAAATCCCTTGCGGTACAATGGTTTATGATACCGACACTGATGAGTTAATTGCCGATTTAGTCACCCCTGATGATACTTTTTTGATTGCCAAAGGCGGTAAAGGTGGCTTAGGAAATCAACATTTTTTGAGTAATAGTAACCGTGCGCCCGAATATGCCTTACCCGGTTTAGAAGGAGAAATCAAGAATTTACGGTTAGAGTTGAAATTGTTAGCAGAAGTGGGAATTATTGGATTACCCAACGCCGGAAAGTCCACCCTTATATCTGCCTTGTCTTCCGCTAAACCAAAAATCGCCGATTACCCTTTTACTACTTTGATTCCCAATTTAGGAGTAGTGCGTAAACCAACAGGAGATGGTACGGTTTTTGCGGATATACCCGGATTGATTGAAGGTGCTTCCGAAGGAATTGGTTTAGGGCATGATTTCTTGAGACATATCGAGCGTACCCGTTTATTAGTACATTTGATTGATGTTAACTCGGAAAATCCTGTTCACGATTACGAGATAATTCAAGGAGAACTGTCAGCCTATGGTAAAGGTTTGCACGATCGACCTCAAATTATCGGTTTAAATAAAATAGATACCATAGACGAGGAAACTCAACAGGAAATTTTAACTCAATTTCAAGGGTTAACGGATAACCGAATTTTCCTGATTTCAGGGGTAACAGGTTTAGGGTGCGATCGACTTTTACAAGAAGTATGGAATAATTTAGATAGAATGAAAATTAGCGAAATCGAGGAAAATGCCTCATTACTCATGACAAATTCCTAA
- a CDS encoding histidine kinase gives MSPLPNESELLFNTTNTEKNNNLQLLLFVDNRHSSQKNIEQIKNYLHSLTADYYFQLEVLEISKHPHLVEHFKLVATPALVKVNPLPQHTLAGSNLTAQLQKCWYKWQESLENKNFYEFSSNDSTFQTCLPSVDLIHLQDELFQLKQEVDKLKQQIQFKDQMLTMLAHDLRSPLTAASIALETIELAQNKDNFIDNKSLYSRLFKQAKNQFFIMNKMIGDLLHTSKNIDGQLNIIPKKVDLINISQEIIENLSTKLKEKNQRIVKEIPQDLPFIYADENLIRQVLINLLENAIKYSPYSAPIILSIIHKTSQKIQVSIIDKGSGIPDTKKERIFEDHFRLKRDEQQDGYGIGLTLCRRVINAHYGQIWVDDNGNQGSCFRFTLPVYN, from the coding sequence ATGTCTCCATTGCCCAATGAATCAGAATTACTTTTTAATACAACAAACACCGAGAAAAACAATAATCTTCAGTTATTATTATTTGTTGATAATCGCCATAGTTCACAAAAAAACATTGAACAAATTAAGAATTATTTACATAGTTTAACAGCAGATTACTATTTTCAGTTAGAAGTATTAGAAATTAGTAAACATCCCCATTTAGTTGAACATTTTAAATTAGTTGCGACTCCAGCATTAGTCAAAGTTAATCCTTTACCTCAACACACTTTAGCAGGAAGTAATTTAACGGCACAATTACAAAAATGTTGGTACAAATGGCAGGAATCTTTAGAAAATAAGAATTTTTATGAGTTTTCTAGTAATGATTCAACTTTTCAAACTTGTTTACCATCGGTAGATTTAATTCATTTACAAGATGAGCTTTTTCAACTTAAACAAGAAGTTGATAAATTGAAACAACAAATACAATTTAAAGATCAAATGTTAACGATGTTAGCCCACGATTTAAGAAGCCCTCTAACTGCTGCTTCCATTGCTTTAGAGACGATCGAATTAGCACAAAATAAAGATAATTTTATCGACAATAAATCTTTATATAGCAGACTTTTTAAACAAGCAAAAAATCAATTTTTTATCATGAATAAAATGATAGGAGATTTACTTCACACATCAAAAAACATTGATGGACAACTAAATATTATACCAAAAAAAGTAGATTTAATAAATATTTCTCAAGAAATTATTGAAAATTTATCGACTAAATTAAAAGAAAAAAATCAACGTATTGTCAAAGAGATACCTCAAGACTTACCTTTTATTTATGCTGATGAAAATTTAATTAGGCAAGTATTAATTAATTTACTAGAAAATGCCATTAAATATAGTCCCTATTCAGCCCCAATTATCCTCTCCATTATTCATAAAACTAGCCAAAAAATACAAGTTAGTATTATTGACAAAGGCTCAGGTATTCCAGATACAAAAAAAGAGCGTATTTTTGAAGATCATTTTCGTTTAAAAAGAGATGAACAACAAGACGGCTACGGCATTGGTTTAACCCTTTGTCGTCGAGTGATTAACGCCCACTACGGACAAATTTGGGTGGATGATAACGGCAATCAAGGCAGTTGTTTTCGTTTTACCCTCCCCGTTTATAATTAG
- a CDS encoding ArnT family glycosyltransferase: protein MSKIKNSSILSYPISLILLIGFIIRVIIAVYLQPGYDEAYYFLYTQNLDWSYFDHPLLVSLTTGFGIWLTGEVNQFTIRIGTLILTTGSLYCLYLTGKKLFNHDSGLLTLVIASIIPIFTVAFGVLTLPDVPLIFFLTLTLLIASDEFFSNEDKLTYQPSYRLIFIGLCLGFACLSKYHGFIFALGLVGFCLFNPLYRKVFYSPWLIITFIIFIFSLFPLLYWNWQHNWVSFGFQLSTRFNSASSTSLTINPLNIIVVALVSIGYLFPSFGFPLWWVGGVTFWQEIRGKSNPRYQLILWVSLPLIIGFTVLGAVTQILPTWAMPGFWFLTLILGHYSSLWIKYNLKLIHRWLFLSFLVVNTLIFILLSHVSLGLFQKPNQHTFFSGLISPQHDPSTELIDIVQLRSNFQASPEFSQALQDADFIFTNQYYLGGYIGMAIEPLSNIPITCFSGDNRGFDYWYPLEKLKGKRGLYITTQRFAEEEITQQYSQYFQQWRKITQIPLVRSGEITEVFYVYEGKNLITLPSPIHFVKSAS, encoded by the coding sequence ATGAGTAAAATCAAAAACTCCTCTATTTTATCCTATCCGATAAGTCTCATTCTGCTAATCGGTTTCATCATTCGAGTCATTATTGCAGTCTATTTACAACCCGGATATGATGAGGCTTATTATTTTCTCTATACCCAGAATTTAGATTGGAGTTATTTTGATCATCCTTTGTTAGTATCATTAACTACTGGTTTCGGAATTTGGTTAACGGGAGAAGTTAATCAATTTACTATTCGCATTGGTACATTAATTCTTACTACGGGTAGTTTATATTGTCTTTATTTAACAGGGAAAAAATTATTTAACCATGACAGTGGATTATTGACTTTAGTTATTGCGTCTATTATTCCAATTTTTACGGTAGCTTTTGGGGTGTTAACATTACCAGATGTGCCTTTAATTTTTTTCCTCACTTTAACTTTACTTATTGCTTCGGATGAGTTTTTTTCTAATGAAGATAAATTAACTTATCAACCTAGTTATCGTCTTATTTTTATCGGTTTATGTCTAGGATTTGCTTGTTTAAGTAAATATCATGGTTTTATTTTTGCCTTAGGTTTAGTCGGATTTTGTTTATTTAACCCACTTTATAGAAAGGTTTTTTATTCCCCTTGGCTAATTATAACTTTTATTATCTTTATTTTTAGTTTATTTCCCCTTTTATATTGGAATTGGCAACATAATTGGGTATCTTTTGGTTTTCAATTATCGACTCGTTTTAATTCGGCTTCCTCAACTTCTTTAACAATCAATCCTCTAAATATTATTGTGGTTGCTTTAGTTAGTATCGGTTATTTATTCCCTAGTTTTGGTTTTCCTTTGTGGTGGGTAGGAGGTGTAACTTTTTGGCAGGAAATTCGGGGAAAATCTAACCCCCGTTATCAATTAATTTTATGGGTTTCTTTGCCTTTAATTATTGGTTTCACTGTGTTAGGTGCAGTAACACAAATTTTGCCCACTTGGGCGATGCCCGGATTTTGGTTTTTAACCTTAATCTTAGGTCATTATAGCTCCCTATGGATTAAATATAATCTGAAGCTGATTCATCGTTGGTTATTTTTATCTTTTCTGGTGGTTAATACTCTTATCTTTATTTTGCTTTCTCATGTGAGTTTGGGATTATTCCAAAAACCGAATCAACATACTTTTTTTTCGGGTTTGATTTCTCCTCAACATGATCCTTCTACGGAGTTAATTGATATTGTACAATTACGATCGAACTTTCAAGCATCTCCCGAATTTTCTCAGGCTTTACAGGATGCTGACTTTATTTTTACCAATCAATACTATTTAGGCGGTTACATTGGTATGGCGATCGAACCCTTGAGTAATATTCCCATAACTTGTTTTAGTGGCGATAACAGAGGTTTTGATTATTGGTATCCCCTCGAAAAGTTAAAAGGAAAACGGGGATTATATATCACCACCCAACGATTTGCGGAGGAGGAAATCACTCAACAATATAGCCAGTATTTTCAACAATGGAGAAAAATAACTCAAATACCTTTAGTGCGATCGGGAGAGATAACGGAGGTATTCTATGTCTATGAGGGGAAAAATTTAATCACTTTGCCTTCACCAATTCATTTTGTGAAAAGTGCTAGTTAA
- a CDS encoding LptF/LptG family permease, producing MRTFKLSIMDVYLVRELLIPFFFGVALFSALGVAIATLSDLSYKIVNSNLSLISAIEIFCLKIPEYISYALPISVLLTTLITYSRLSSDNELIALRSTGISLFRLILPALIFSVFITGLTFIFNELIVPNSNYKVTTILVNQLNEQRKFLLRQDIFYPEYVQIKGDNGKETKQLKTLFYAQAFDGETMKSVTILDTEKKSLNKVIISEKGQWNNKSQVWDLFNGVIYNVKEKPLMGKEYFFEKTQIALSKTPLELASKSRDPFEMNILQSQEYIKLLRLLGDEKSVLMFQVRTAQKISFPFVCIIFALVGSSLGSRPNGASKATGFGLCVAIVFGYYFTSFMIGSLGLIGVLSPFMAAWIPNLLGFGVGLYLLFKPNFA from the coding sequence ATGCGCACTTTTAAACTCTCAATCATGGATGTTTATTTGGTAAGAGAATTACTGATACCTTTTTTCTTTGGAGTAGCACTTTTTTCCGCTTTAGGGGTTGCGATCGCCACTTTATCAGATTTAAGCTATAAAATAGTCAATTCAAACTTATCATTAATTTCAGCGATCGAAATATTTTGCCTTAAAATTCCCGAATATATATCCTATGCTTTACCCATATCAGTTTTATTAACCACTTTAATTACCTATAGTCGTTTAAGTAGTGATAATGAATTAATAGCCCTTAGAAGTACGGGTATTAGTCTTTTTCGTTTGATTCTTCCCGCTTTAATATTTAGCGTATTTATTACGGGTTTAACTTTTATTTTTAATGAATTAATTGTTCCTAATTCTAACTATAAAGTTACCACTATTTTAGTTAACCAACTAAATGAACAAAGAAAATTTTTATTAAGACAAGATATTTTTTACCCTGAATATGTGCAAATTAAAGGAGATAATGGTAAAGAAACAAAACAACTGAAAACTTTATTTTATGCTCAAGCCTTTGATGGGGAAACTATGAAATCTGTAACGATTTTAGATACTGAGAAAAAAAGTTTAAACAAAGTCATAATATCAGAAAAAGGACAATGGAATAATAAATCTCAAGTGTGGGATTTGTTTAATGGAGTAATTTATAATGTCAAAGAAAAACCCTTAATGGGGAAAGAATATTTTTTTGAAAAAACTCAAATTGCTTTATCCAAAACTCCTTTAGAATTAGCTTCTAAAAGTAGAGATCCTTTTGAGATGAATATTCTACAATCTCAAGAATATATCAAATTATTAAGACTATTAGGAGATGAAAAATCTGTCTTAATGTTTCAAGTGCGTACTGCTCAAAAAATTTCCTTTCCTTTTGTATGTATTATTTTCGCATTAGTAGGAAGCTCCTTGGGAAGTCGTCCGAATGGTGCGAGTAAAGCTACAGGTTTTGGACTATGTGTTGCGATCGTATTTGGTTATTATTTTACCAGTTTCATGATTGGTAGTTTAGGCTTAATTGGGGTGCTTTCCCCTTTTATGGCGGCATGGATACCGAATCTTCTAGGTTTTGGTGTCGGACTTTATTTGTTATTTAAACCTAATTTTGCTTAA
- the sixA gene encoding phosphohistidine phosphatase SixA, which translates to MIIYFIRHGIAESRSIEKDDSHRILTSKGITKTQKVAQKLSYLDIKFDVIITSPYVRAKETAILLQQAKLAPEIIEHSALTPEGNILEWINWLQNSDYNDRSSIALVGHQPDFSNWVELLIFGEIKGKLVVKKSGIIAIKIFDLSNPIGNSELFLLAGPKWITN; encoded by the coding sequence ATGATTATTTATTTTATTCGTCATGGTATCGCCGAATCAAGATCGATCGAAAAGGATGATTCCCATAGAATTTTAACCTCAAAAGGGATTACTAAAACGCAAAAAGTTGCCCAAAAATTATCTTATTTAGATATTAAATTTGATGTGATTATTACGAGTCCTTATGTTAGGGCAAAAGAAACCGCTATTCTTCTTCAACAAGCAAAATTAGCCCCCGAAATTATCGAACATTCTGCTCTTACTCCCGAAGGAAATATTTTAGAATGGATTAATTGGTTACAAAATTCTGATTATAACGATCGTAGTTCGATCGCATTAGTGGGACATCAACCAGATTTTAGTAATTGGGTAGAATTGTTAATTTTTGGTGAAATAAAAGGTAAATTAGTTGTGAAAAAAAGTGGTATTATTGCCATAAAAATATTTGATTTATCTAATCCTATTGGTAATAGTGAATTATTTTTATTAGCAGGTCCAAAATGGATTACAAATTAG